GATGTCTATGGACGGTGCTGACCTTCCGGATAGCGGGACATCCTCCGCGCCCATGGATCACAGCAGCATGGCCGGTATGGATCATTCCCGGATGGCCGGAATGCCGGGTATGCAAAGTCATCCTGCGTCAGAAACGGATAACCCACTGGTTGATATGCAGGCGATGAGCGTCTCTCCGAAATTAAATGATCCGGGTATTGGTCTTCGAAATAACGGAAGAAAGGTTCTCACGTACGCGGATTTGAAAAGCCGCTTTGAGGATCCTGACGGACGTGAACCTGGCCGTACCATAGAACTGCATTTAACCGGCCACATGGAAAAGTTTGCCTGGTCATTTAACGGAATCAAGTTTTCAGATGCCGCACCGGTGCTGCTGAAATACGGTGAGCGGCTCAGGATCACGCTGATCAACGATACCATGATGACTCACCCCATTCACCTGCATGGTATGTGGAGCGATCTGGAAGATGAAAACGGTAATTTCATGGTTCGTAAACACACAATAGATGTTCCCCCTGGTACAAAACGCAGTTACAGAGTGACAGCAGATGCGCTTGGCCGCTGGGCGTATCACTGCCATTTGCTCTATCACATGGAAATGGGAATGTTTCGTGAAGTCCGGGTGGAGGAATGATGCGAATGAAGAGAAATTTGAAGGCCATACCTGTTCTGGTCGCCGGTTTGTTTACCTCACAGCTTTCTATTGCGGCGGGCTCCGTCTCTGCAGATCCCCACGCCGGGCACGACATGTCTGCCATGCAGATGCCAGCAGATGAGAATTTCACTGAGATGACGTCAATGGAGCCCATTGTAACTGAGAGCAGAACGCCAATTCCGCCTGTTACCGATGCCGACCGGAAGGCTGCATTCGGCAATTTACAGGGGCATGCGATTCACGACAGTGCGATTAATTATCTGGTTCTGCTGGATCAACTGGAATGGCAACGGTCGGATAACACCAACAATTTCAGCTGGAGTGTTAACAGCTGGATTGGAGGCGACACAGATCGGATTTGGCTAAAGAGTGAAGGTGAACGAAGCAATGGGGAAACGGAGGCGGCTGAAGCGCAGTTACTCTGGGGACATGCGGTTGGCCCATGGTGGGATTTGGTTGCGGGTGTCAGGCAGGATTTCAGACCTGCTTCTGCCCGGACCTGGGCTGCTGTCGGTTTTCAGGGGCTGGCACTCTATAATTTTGAGTCTGAAATTACGGGTTTTGTCAGTAATGGCGGAAAAGCAGCCCTTCGTCTGGGAGGAGAATACGACGTTTTACTGACTAACCGGCTCATACTCCAGCCATCCTATGAGGTGAATTTCTACAGTCAGGATGATGAATCGCGGGGTCGCGGCAGGGGACTGACTGACACAGAGCTGGGGCTCCGGCTGCGCTATGAAATACGCCGTGAGTTTGCACCCTATATAGGCGTTTCCTGGAATCAACTTTACGGGAAAACATCCGATATGGCGAAAAGAGAAGGTGAGAAAGACCATCAGGTAGTATTCCTGGCGGGAGCCAGAATCTGGTTTTAACGCACTGATATAAAACACTCAACTAAACAGGTAAATAAAATGTCGATTTTAAATAAAGCCATTCTTACAGGTGGCCTCGTTATGGGCGTTGCTTTCTCTGCTATGGCCCATCCGGAATTAAAAAGCTCTGTGCCACAGGCTGATTCAGCCGTAGCGGCCCCGGAAAAGATTCAGCTTAATTTCTCGGAAAATCTGACCGTGAAATTCTCAGGTGCAAAATTAACGATGACGGGTATGAAAGGCATGTCATCACATTCT
This sequence is a window from Cronobacter sakazakii. Protein-coding genes within it:
- the pcoB gene encoding copper resistance outer membrane transporter PcoB, which codes for MKRNLKAIPVLVAGLFTSQLSIAAGSVSADPHAGHDMSAMQMPADENFTEMTSMEPIVTESRTPIPPVTDADRKAAFGNLQGHAIHDSAINYLVLLDQLEWQRSDNTNNFSWSVNSWIGGDTDRIWLKSEGERSNGETEAAEAQLLWGHAVGPWWDLVAGVRQDFRPASARTWAAVGFQGLALYNFESEITGFVSNGGKAALRLGGEYDVLLTNRLILQPSYEVNFYSQDDESRGRGRGLTDTELGLRLRYEIRREFAPYIGVSWNQLYGKTSDMAKREGEKDHQVVFLAGARIWF
- the pcoC gene encoding copper resistance system metallochaperone PcoC yields the protein MSILNKAILTGGLVMGVAFSAMAHPELKSSVPQADSAVAAPEKIQLNFSENLTVKFSGAKLTMTGMKGMSSHSPMPVAAKVAPGADPKSMVIIPREPLPAGTYRVDWRAVSSDTHPITGNYTFTVK